From Lycium ferocissimum isolate CSIRO_LF1 chromosome 12, AGI_CSIRO_Lferr_CH_V1, whole genome shotgun sequence, one genomic window encodes:
- the LOC132039083 gene encoding uncharacterized protein LOC132039083 gives MVSAYAPQTGQDEEIKRRFWKDLDEVVRGFPHSEKLFLGGNFNGHIGTSARGYDDVHGGFGFGDKNEGGTALLDFVRAFNLVIANFSFQKREEHLVTFRSMRAKTQIDYLLSRKCDRRLCTDCKVIPSENLTTQHRLLVMDLEIKRKRRKRVVSGQPKIKWDTLNKDNAQELAERLRALGA, from the coding sequence ATGGTTAGTGCGTACGCACCGCAGACTGGCCAGGATGAGGAGATTAAAAGGCGATTCTGGAAGGATTTGGACGAGGTTGTGCGGGGTTTTCCGCACTCAGAGAAGCTTTTTCTTGGTGGTAATTTTAATGGCCATATCGGGACGTCGGCTAGGGGATACGATGATGTGCATGGGGGCTTCGGGTTTGGGGATAAGAATGAGGGAGGTACGGCGCTGTTGGATTTCGTGAGAGCTTTCAATTTAGTGATAGCAAACTTTAGTTTTCAGAAGAGGGAAGAACACTTGGTCACCTTTCGGAGTATGAGAGCCAAGACACAAATTGATTACCTACTCTCCCGTAAGTGCGATAGACGTTTATGCACGGACTGCAAGGTTATCCCGAGCGAGAACCTCACGACCCAACATAGGCTCTTGGTTATGGACCTGGAGATAAAAAGGAAGAGGAGAAAGAGGGTTGTATCGGGTCAGCCGAAGATTAAGTGGGACACTTTGAACAAGGACAATGCCCAGGAGCTGGCAGAGCGGTTGAGGGCGTTGGGAGCTTAG
- the LOC132039084 gene encoding uncharacterized protein LOC132039084 has translation MWTTTVASIREAAREVLGVSKGYSGRHKGDWWWNGEVQGKVEAKKAAYLKLVESTNEEEKRTNRELYKKARKEAKLAVTTAKTTAFGRLYEDLGEKGGDRKLYRLARVRERKVRDLDQVKWVRDLDQVKCIKDEGGKVLVEDALIRQIWQSYFHKLLNEKGNWNIVLGELEFSESRRDFGYCRRVKVEDIEGVIWKMSKGRATGPDEIPVESWKNAGRGGLEWLTLLLNVIFRTAEMPEEWRWSTMIHWCSTTKAIHLVRRLVEQYRDKKTDLHMVFVDLETAYDKVPREGLCGDVWKLEVFP, from the exons ATGTGGACTACGACGGTTGCTAGCATCAGGGAAGCGGCAAGAGAGGTGCTAGGGGTCTCAAAGGGTTACTCTGGCAGACACAAAGGGGACTGGTGGTGGAACGGAGAGGTTCAAGGTAAAGTGGAAGCTAAGAAAGCAGCGTATCTAAAGCTAGTAGAGAGCACAAACGAGGAAGAGAAGAGGACTAACAGGGAGCTGTATAAGAAGGCGAGGAAGGAGGCGAAGTTAGCGGTTACGACGGCTAAGACGACTGCTTTTGGACGCTTGTATGAAGATTTAGGGGAAAAAGGCGGGGACAGGAAGTTGTACAGGCTAGCCAGAGTGAGAGAGAGGAAGGTTCGGGAcctggatcaagtgaagtgggTTCGGGAcctggatcaagtgaagtgtaTCAAAGACGAGGGAGGGAAAGTTTTGGTGGAGGATGCCCTTATTAGACAAATATGGCAGTCCTACTTTCATAAACTCCTGAACGAAAAGGGGAACTGGAACATCGTTTTAGGCGAATTGGAGTTCTCTGAGAGCCGCCGCGATTTTGGATACTGCAGGCGGGTCAAGGTTGAAGACATCGAGGGGGTTATATGGAAGATGAGCAAGGGGAGGGCAACCGGGCCAGATGAAATACCGGTAGAATCTTGGAAGAATGCGGGTAGGGGAGGCTTGGAGTGGCTTACGCTGTTGTTGAATGTTATTTTTAGGACGGCGGAGATGCCTGAAGAGTGGAGATGGAGCACCATGATCCATT GGTGCTCGACTACAAAAGCTATTCACCTTGTGAGGAGGTTGGTAGAGCAGTATAGGGATAAGAAGACCGACTTGCACATGGTGTTTGTCGACCTTGAGACTGCTTACGACAAAGTCCCAAGAGAGGGTCTTTGTGGAGATGTTTGGAAGCTAGAGGTGTTCCCGTAA